The following nucleotide sequence is from Hevea brasiliensis isolate MT/VB/25A 57/8 chromosome 7, ASM3005281v1, whole genome shotgun sequence.
TTTTTGAAGGAAGTTGAAGGCACCAAAAGCCGAGACCAAAACGTCAAAGGAGAAAAGGAGCAAGAAGAAGTCTGCTCCAAAAGATCCTGACGCTCCAAAGCGTCCTCCCAGTGCTTTTTTCGTCTTCATGTGAGCTCCATTTAAATTTGCTTTAGATTCTGTTTGCTTCACGCGGAATTGTTTTCTATACTTTCTGTTGCTGATTTTTGGATTCTCATTTTTTCCTGGTTATTGTGAATGACAGGGAGGAGTTCAGGAAATCATTCAAAGAAAACTTTCCTGAAAACAAATCTGTTTCAACTGTGAGATTCGAAACTTTTGTTGACTGctttattattttggattttttttactTATTAGTTTGTTTGTTTGACGAGAAAACTCTGTAAAGTACAAGAAAATATGGCTACTGAAAAATCGCTGACTAAAATTATCCTCAGGAAATTCAAATAATAGAGTTCAAATGTGAAATAACTTTAATTTCCATTCGATTTTCTTGAAAATGAAACAGAAATATAACTTTTCATGACACAGAATTATTGACTGAGATTTCTGAATCTACAGGTAGTGAAAGCTGGTAGTGTGAAATGGAAATCAATGTCTGATTCAGTAAGATCTCCAATTTCTCATGTCATAGTAACGCAACAcgaaatcaaaattcaaaaccataAGAATGATCTGTTCTGCGTTCTACCTATCCTTTTGCATGTATCATTATTTCATTAGAAACCCGTGAATTGGAAATGATAATACTGCATTTTTTAAAGAACTGCAACTTATTTTCTGCGACATTTTGTTTCTTATATCTAGGACAAAGCTCCATATGCTGAGAAGGCCTTGAAGAAGAAAGCAGAGTATGAGAAAGCTGTTGACGCATACGAGAAGAAGCATAAGCATGTATATCCTGTTTTCCTTTCCACTTAAATCTATCCTTATTCGAAATTATGTTGAATTTATTCGAAATTCCAATTCCGTATCGTGTTTGGTAACTTTTATTGTAGAATAATAGTGGAGACAATGAGGAATCTGATAAATCCACTTCTGAGATCCACGATGATGCTGAGCAGGAAGCCAGCTCGTAGGTATGatctcaatcaacacaataacaGTACTACATTTATGATTCGTCTCTGTTGCtccattcaattcaaaattcaaattagCGATTGCCAATTACTGTTTCTGTAAGCGTCCATCTTCttcctggtaaaattttagattaagCTGGCCTGCTATTCATGATTTATCGTCAAATTATTGCAGAGAAATATAAGGTTGGGCTTTGGAGCTGGTGTGGTGTGCACAGACAACAGAGGCGTACAGGGAAGAAAGTGGTAAATGCATCATGTTGGACAGCTTTTTAGGAGTGGAGTTTAATCAATATAATGTTTTAGCGTATCGGTAGCATTTTGATTTTGCTGACCTAGCATCCTTAGTCCAGTTGCTTGTTTGTTCCCTTCAACTTGATACGCTTTCGAATCTGTGAAGTTTTCCCTGTTAATGAAGGTAAGGGAAACTGGAACAAATTTTATAAGATTGGGTGCCTTGTAGAAATGGATATCCGCCTGGGTGCTTACTCTTCCAATTTTTAGTGATTGCAAACTTGAAATGGCAAGCGTGGGCGCCTTACCTACAGGTATCTTATCttaacttgaaaaaaaaaaaatccctataTAGTGCATTCAAATATACCACAGCCAGGGATGAATGGTTCCTAATCCTAACATTTCACAAATCAAGGTAATTAAGGTCCATTCCTTGAACACAAAAATTGTGTAATGCAAGTATTAGGTACATGAGGTttgatctttaaaaaaaaaaaagtataggaGGTTTGATCTCTGGGGACAAAAAAGGGCTTTTAATTGGCAAGTATGGGAGGGCAGAAAAACACAAAATCCAATATTGAAAATATAATTTGCACATCCTTTTCCGTCTACTAATGTTCCTTTATattgttttaaaattaaaaaaaaaaaagattttgttTGAGTCTTAGAAAAGATCAGATCCTGCTTTCCTTCTTAGATCTTATTGCTTTTCCTCTTAAATGTTATTGGGTCATATTAACTATTTTAATAGTTAATTTAATAACAGTCAATTATTTTACTATTTATTAACTATTTGtatttaatcatttatataatgattTAACACAGAAATATTGAATAAAATTAATTGTTAAATTAGCAAATAATAATATTACCTTAATCTTTATCAAAATGCTTTCTCAATCTCAGCGCTACTCCTGCTGCCGAATGGAATCTTAATTTTTCCATCTCAACTACCAACCTCAATAGTCAATATAAAAAAGTATCGAGATTGAATCCATATGAAAGTTTAACACAGTCATCATCACCCACTTCTAAAAAAATTTATAGTAATTTATGGAGAAATCTAGTGAGAagaggaagagaagagaagggaattcCAGCACTTAAAACTAGTGGTCTCAACCCTAGCTTATGCATCGATTTCTAAAATCATATCCGTATAAATAAATCATCATCCCAAATGGACACACATGAAATTAAAAATGTCTATTTAATGAATCACTGAAATACATCCACATTGCTAATGCATATTAAAAAAGTGCACATAAGagaaattaaaaatacaaaatacaaatgcATCAATTACTTCTTCTTCCCTGCTTTCCCTTCCTTTAATCTTATAACTTCATTGGCATACCTCACACCTTTACCTTTATATGGTTCAGGAGGCCTCCATTTCCTAACCGAAGCAGCAAACTGGCCAATGTTACACTTGTCATATCCACTAATAATGATCCTCGTGTTCTCTTCCACCTTCACTTTTAGGTCACTAGGTATTTCCATTCTAACTGGATGAGAAAATCCCAGACTTAACACCAAGTCTTTTCCTTCTACTGTTGCACGATACCCAACGCCAACTAGCTGAAGTCTCTTCTCAAACCCTTTTGATACTCCCACCACCATGTTGTCTGTAAGTGTCCTGAATGCATTAAAATTGATATTGGGTGTAAGCAAAAAAGGTACATACCTAGAATACAGAATATTTTTGCTAAGGGTGATGCTCATGTTTACTCAATTCTCCTGTCCATGAAAAATATAATTCAcatataaatgaaaaagaaacgaTATTTCAAACAAAAGGAATCATTATTAACACGCATCAAATAACTGCCAGTATTTCTTTTTGAAGTATCTACTGTTACTTTAGACCAACATCTTTAATGATGTCTCTTCATAGCTCGAAGCATCTTAAATGCACACTCAATTCCAATGATTAGTATATGTCAAAATCATAATGAAGTAGAACTCTTTCTTAGTCCTCCACTCCCTTGTCAAACTGTTTTAGTAACAGATTCAACCAGTTCAGAGGTTCCTCATAAAAGTGCTAAAAGTTCTTGGAGATGAAGTATTAGAAGAAAAAATGAAATAAGTTATTAGTCTTACAGAGAACTTaagtataataattttaaaaattaagagagaTGAGGCAAAGATAATATCAAGAAAATGAGATGGAAGAGTTTACCTGAAAAGTCCATGCATTTGGTTGGCTCTTCTTGTGTCCAATGCCTTTTTAACACGAATAGTTCCATTCTCATCTCTCTCAAGCTTCACCTCTCGAGGATGAGTTCTTGAAAGTTCCCCCAAAGGACCCTTCACTTTTAGATCTCGGCCATCCAGTGTGATTGTCACATTGGAAGGCACTGAAATTGGTTGCTTCCCGATTCGTGACTCCTTACATTCTATAGTCTTCCTCAGGAACCCAATACGGGTTATAGGAACAATTGGTACACAAATTCCATTTCTCTCACCCAAAAATACAGATCTCAGATTGCTGAAACATCACAGGAAGAGGAATTGTATCAGAAATTCAGAACATTCCAGTCTAAGCTAATGACTCcaattttactttttaaaaaacTTATTCTGAATCCATAGCTATCAATGAATAAAAGATGAAAGTACAAGAAATAAGACCTTACTCACATATGCAAGATCATCTATCTGGTAGCTGATACGTTGTGCCTATTGGTCTTAAGGTTCATTTGTCACTACCTTGAACCTAAGTGCTTaaaaatgttgaaatcttgaatTTAATCTCTAGACTATCAACTGTCTCATGAATAAGAAGATTCAAGTGCTAGCCCCATCTATGCAGCCCACGCCAAATGGCTTCCTAGCGGTcaaaaaaagaataaaatcagaatcttgaaaTGGATGGTTTTATCATTTTAAAAAGCAAGAAATGCAAGACTCTTCTAAGATAAAGCAAATTGATGTTATaggaaaaaaaaagagttagGGAACTTGAACAGATAAGACTAAATATAAGGCTCCAAAGAGGCAAACACTTCTGGATATGTCATTATTCCAAATCAATTATTATGTTAATTTCTTGTTCTATACCGTCATGACTtgtgcttttcttttttttattttattttattttttgttatcaGATTATTCAAATTTATAACCTAGATAACCTGCAGAAGCAGAAGGCCTAGGAATTAATTTCTCAAACCAAGGTAAATCCGCATCAAATTACATGATTCCATTAAGTGGGGTACTTGAGTGGAAAATCTATGACATTCAAGACACTTGAAAAGCTAATTTTCCATTGGAGAATGCACAGAATTAGCAAGAATTGACAATGCAGTAGAAAAGAGACGAATAATTGTACCCATTATCATGCACAAAAACAGAAAACTCCTACCCACGTTTGAGACATCACATAAGAGGCAGTGTCCATTATACAGTAAACATAACCAAGCAGACCCATCTCAAGTATATAGCTTGAAATTCATTCAAAGACCAAAATAAGTACTCAAATTCCTAACATTTTGGCTACCCAGAACGGCCAACAGACCCACCGACATAAAGCATGTTCAACTATGTAATTGTAAAGCATGAACTATTGAATTAGACAATTGAGAATTAGGATTTGGATTAGGGTCTTGACCTGGTTTGAAAAGAAGAGCTAATTGAAGAAGCCATTGTCAACAGCCTTGGAGCATCACTGGACCAGCTGCTACTCGTTTCTGTAAGAAAAGGGAAGTAAGAAAAGGGAAGCAAAGGGCTATCCAAAACGACTGTTATCCAGCATTTTAATGcagtgaccaaattacccttaacgAAGCCGTAGCCCGAAGCCCAGCCCCTCAAAGTCGTGGACCAGGTGGGTCAcattaatttctattttttaactggcaaagtgtttttttttttttaagggtcaaataaatttatatttttaactgataattttttttttattttaaataattaatatttaaaattatctcaatttaaaaaaaaaataataagaaatcTCCAAAAGCATCTATCAAGAATTATTAAAGTTTTCAGACAAAGATCATAATAAAATAGATTTAACAATTTCTTGGCATCATCAATTGTTTGAGAGATTTTATTCTATTTGTTTTAAAGTACACTAGTCTATTGTCTGGCTAggaatttaattaaaaagaatcAGAAATCAAGAGACTGAAGGCCCAAATTACTCAAATTGAGGCTTATCTAGCTTAAAAGGAACAAACACCATCTGATCATAGCCCTTTTACTCATCTATCAAATTAGAATCCATTCTCTTCCTTCTATCCACTCTTCACTTATAAACCTTTTTACAAACTAACTGATACAAAAACAAcacttacaattgctcaaattccCAAGCAGCTGACTCGAGATGAATTAGTAAAGCTCATCCCTATGGAATGACTTACTAATTATGAAACTTTTCATAATAACTCTCATCCTATTCAGGCCATGGATCATTCTTTCTACCAACAGTCAGATGGAACTATTAATATAGTTTTCAAGGCTTCTGAAAGTTCTTCACCGACACTAGAGATCTTTCATTCCTGTATGATCTCTCCtgtaacaaaaaaaaagaaacaaattccAGTCCATTCCTTTCAACCTGATGGTACTCCCATTTACATTGATAAGGTCAGAAGGCTTTATATGGGACACTCCTAGATTTGGCATATGTGAGCCAGGATGTGATTATGAAGAATGGGACTGTGAAAATAACTATTGTTGCCATGGGCGGAAGAAAACAAAAAGCCTCTTTCCTCATGTAAATAATATAAACCCAGAAGAGACTATTCTCCAGACTCTTATCCCTGGATTGGCATCAGGAAAAAAAACTCAAGAGAAACATCCCTTACCAATTTTTGAATTGGCTTTCGAAATTCTCAGAAAGGAAAGAGCCAAGTAGACAAAGTCAATCACTCATTCACCTCCTCTGGTGTTGCCTTTTGTCTTATCTTGCATGATGTTCTCTCATGAGACATATGAAGAAAGTTTCTTCCTTTAAGGCACAATGTTGATCCTGTACAAAAATTGGCTTCTCAACCatttgtagacaccatattttgatcgaccctcaaatgcaaggttcttttaaaattgaaacttcatCATGTTATCCATTCTCGACCGATGAACCGATCACAGGTAGCTTTTCCGAACTCACCAATGGCTTGTCTTCAGAGTAAATCGATCTCAcgttcaagttagattgcttttcGATCTCTTGGCCTTTATCCGACGTGTTCGAATCGATATCGGATCTCTGAACCATTCAATCTTGCATGctattgtttttcgatctctaaaTAATGATTTCGGCCCTAAtaagctcaagtcattttcaaatctttacaattctatcaaatcactcttcaaatgttttAAAGTTTCATTCGATATTCGATCACGGCTCCATTTGATCTCATGTTCACATgtaatatttttccgatctcttggagtgtcttgatgttttatgattaataaccgatcttgggtttaatgttcaactgcattcaaatgattaagtactcaaacaatttggtttggatgtttTCCTATCTCATAAAGAAATTGAACATGGAAAGACTTAgactcatttcaaaataaaaatatacaagtcattcggcaggagggtctcccctaacctgctctcCAAGTACATTATCAGTTCCATCATCCTCTTTCTCTCTTtcaggctcctcctcgctctcctcttcacctCTGGGGATGAGAtgcaccatccaggagaagtcttcctcaggatggTGCCTCACAAGCTTGGCCAAAAGATtgctatgagcattcacataagcaccagcttctcTCGCTatggcctcttcttctttcactttgatctcctCGGTAAGGCAAGTGACATTGGCAGATCGGTAGGCTCGAGCATCTTCAAGTTCCCGCTCCAGTTCAGCTATCCTATTCTCGTAAGACTTCGTTCAATCTTCAATTTGGGCGATGTGGTCCTAAGCAGACGAAACTTAGGCTTTAGCGAAAGCTGCTTCTTGGACCGCTTTCAGAATCTCCTATCTTAAGAGATGAGCCTTTCTCTAATTATATTTTGGTTCACAATGCtctccaaacccaagctcatcgtCTAAGCCAGGAGATCATCAATGCTATCCGGAGCTAGTCTATTCCAATCTTCCTGAAAACAGATGGTGGCACCCAGGACCTTGGTCAAGTTAGGATTCCCCCGAGTTGAGCAATTCTTTTCCAGATAGTGGATAAGGACCTGAGCACCACGAGAGAGGGTCCTTACTGCTGGTCTGGAAGACCCTCCTTCCGCACTTGAAGAAACCAGCGGAGGCGATGGTTCAGCTTatcgaggaggggaaggagcgatcttTACCTCTGGAGTTGGATGTTCTGGAGGTTGGAATGAAGAGCTCGGCACTTCTACTGAGTCCTGCCTCAGCGTCTGGGAGGCAACAACAGCTTTTATTTCTCGCACTTTCTGGGCGACCTCCCTTTTTCGCTTACGGCCCTCCTTCGCCCTCTTGCctcctgccatacctgcacagagaacaagttagtgagatcaccaaagttaggagactgaagatttaggttataccgatCCTGGGTCTAAGGTCAGAGAGCTGTAACTCATAGTCCTCATGGGCGATCATTTGCATCAACCACCACTTTAGTTCAGCCATAACCGCATCCAAACATAAATActtgtgagtggccgcctgatccttcaattcctttaccatggcatcctcgtctttatttagggcgatcttctttggaactgaaggaACCAAATAATGCTAACTAcatgggataccctcaaagccattcgggtCCTTACTCCTTAACATAAAGaatcgattcttccaattcttcaatgaagaagggagatcagtGATAAGCTCGCAGTTCGGCTTGGCTTAGAAAAatcaatactcatcgtccttccGCCGAGTGAGTTtatgcaactcagcaaaaacctttACTATAGGCTTAAgctttttagctcggcataaacctctgaaagccaccagagtTTGCCAGGAGTTTGGGTGCACTTAGGTTACACAGACATGATAGAACTTCAGAATGGCTCTAAAGAATTCGTTCAGGGGAAACCGAAGCCCGgccttcaattgttcttcatataccatgatctgGTCGTTTCTTCAAAGAAATAATCGGCttggagatcgccatgacatctgataagctTGAAGAAGTCAGttcgaaggttgtactcttggctaatgGACTGGAGATCGGTCTCCTTGAGAACCAATGGCAACTTGTCCACATGTAAGTTCTCTTTCCCTGAAAAAGATGCTTGTTTTGATTTAGTTGCCCGACCATAGGCTAGCACAGTGGTTGTAGAAGGTTCGGGTCGCTCACTAGGTTTGGCCACCTCACCTTCGTCCAATGTCCATGAGATATGAATGGAAGGAGGACTAGCAGCTCTTTGACCGTCGGTACTGCTCATTTTCAGAGAACAAAAGTGAAATCAATAAAAAAAGATCAAAACTCTTACTAGTGTATAAATCGGTGCTAGAAAACTCTAGAAAACAAGGGAGAGTGTAGAAGTCACTAGAggaaggtctgaaaatgacataagggaacaaATGGCTAACCTCCTCCCTATTTATATCCgctcgagcattaaatgctcacgaaaccCTAAGGGATGCATCAGTTAGCAGGATCGGGCCGTTTTAATGACATGTCAGAAGAAGATTCTAGAAACATAGTAAAAGGTTGGACAAGTGAGATCGGTTAATGACGATCATCAGATCGAACAGGGTTCTGAACTAATAGATCAGCAAAATGGTAATTCatctagggatcagatcgggcACATTTATCAAATATCGAaacaataaccaatgcaataataaaaacataatatGCAGATccaaatttcaataataaaaatagaATATGCGGATCCAAATTTCAAGAatagatttcatttcatttccaaaaggtcatattacatcatttgggcgatttctCAAAATCAGCATTACATTCTATCTAACTTAGACTACTTCTGAGCCTAgaatgctggcctatgtcaaagcctagtcttgtggctgaattaaaagatgtgtttgatcagaaagccagcaaaAAATATTGGACAGatgtactgtgacaccccttatctgtctacagtgtaaccgaataAGATGTGCCAcaaagtgtaccggaacaccatattttatctcaattatttttatctttttttttttatcattccttaatttatttcttcatggttatgaagagTAATTTAtggaatttaactcatttaagtcatttattgaaatttgaaattcatttgagatccaaaaattttatagaaaatccgacagagtaccgactaaaaatggataaaatagttcttcggaacctatgaaaaacacttccaatacatttccaatcatt
It contains:
- the LOC110663176 gene encoding high mobility group B protein 3, whose translation is MLSFFFLSDRSEIFSSSKSEVMRGPRTAVIAHKKLDAEKLKAPKAETKTSKEKRSKKKSAPKDPDAPKRPPSAFFVFMEEFRKSFKENFPENKSVSTVVKAGSVKWKSMSDSDKAPYAEKALKKKAEYEKAVDAYEKKHKHNNSGDNEESDKSTSEIHDDAEQEASS
- the LOC110663186 gene encoding 50S ribosomal protein L6, chloroplastic isoform X1; amino-acid sequence: MASSISSSFQTSNLRSVFLGERNGICVPIVPITRIGFLRKTIECKESRIGKQPISVPSNVTITLDGRDLKVKGPLGELSRTHPREVKLERDENGTIRVKKALDTRRANQMHGLFRTLTDNMVVGVSKGFEKRLQLVGVGYRATVEGKDLVLSLGFSHPVRMEIPSDLKVKVEENTRIIISGYDKCNIGQFAASVRKWRPPEPYKGKGVRYANEVIRLKEGKAGKKK
- the LOC110663186 gene encoding 50S ribosomal protein L6, chloroplastic isoform X2 produces the protein MILHINLRSVFLGERNGICVPIVPITRIGFLRKTIECKESRIGKQPISVPSNVTITLDGRDLKVKGPLGELSRTHPREVKLERDENGTIRVKKALDTRRANQMHGLFRTLTDNMVVGVSKGFEKRLQLVGVGYRATVEGKDLVLSLGFSHPVRMEIPSDLKVKVEENTRIIISGYDKCNIGQFAASVRKWRPPEPYKGKGVRYANEVIRLKEGKAGKKK